In Acidaminococcus fermentans DSM 20731, one genomic interval encodes:
- a CDS encoding amidoligase family protein, with protein MKTLHFGIEMEMTGITRAQAANLMGAFFGTGRGTHKGGAYDTYTASDDKSRTWKAMSDSSIWAQRKVDGQIEGATNEYRTEVVSPILSYDDIPKLQELVRTLRKAGALVNSSCGIHIHVGAEQFTPKTLRNLVNLMASKEDMIYHALQIDPIREGRYCQKTDCTFLAKLNKKQPQTMAEFADIWYIQAPFGRNEHYNCSRYHGLNLHATFTKGTVEFRLFNGTLHAGEIKAYIQFCLALAHQALTQKKASAKKTETDNEKYAFRCWMLRLGLIGDEFKTCRLHLLKHLTGNAAWRNAA; from the coding sequence ATGAAAACACTGCACTTCGGGATTGAAATGGAAATGACGGGGATTACGAGAGCACAAGCCGCCAATCTGATGGGCGCCTTTTTCGGGACGGGAAGAGGTACCCATAAAGGCGGTGCCTACGACACCTACACTGCCAGCGATGACAAGAGTAGAACCTGGAAAGCCATGAGTGATTCCAGCATTTGGGCGCAGAGAAAGGTGGACGGCCAGATCGAAGGAGCCACCAATGAGTATCGCACAGAAGTGGTTAGCCCCATCCTTTCCTACGATGACATCCCGAAGCTGCAGGAACTGGTACGGACTCTGAGAAAAGCAGGAGCCCTGGTAAATAGCTCCTGCGGGATCCACATCCATGTGGGAGCCGAGCAGTTCACTCCGAAAACCCTGCGGAACCTGGTAAACCTGATGGCCAGCAAGGAAGACATGATTTACCATGCTCTCCAGATCGATCCGATCCGGGAAGGCAGATATTGCCAGAAGACAGATTGTACTTTTCTTGCCAAACTGAACAAAAAGCAGCCTCAGACTATGGCAGAATTTGCCGATATCTGGTACATCCAGGCCCCCTTCGGACGGAATGAACATTACAATTGCAGTCGGTACCACGGACTTAATCTCCACGCCACTTTCACCAAAGGGACAGTAGAGTTCCGGCTTTTCAACGGTACCCTCCACGCTGGGGAAATCAAGGCATACATCCAGTTTTGCCTAGCGTTAGCCCATCAGGCCCTGACCCAAAAGAAAGCCTCGGCCAAAAAGACGGAGACGGACAACGAAAAATATGCCTTCCGGTGCTGGATGCTCCGGCTTGGGCTCATTGGAGACGAATTCAAGACCTGCCGGCTGCACCTGCTGAAACATCTTACTGGAAACGCCGCCTGGAGAAACGCCGCTTGA
- a CDS encoding LysR family transcriptional regulator, whose protein sequence is MDFRDFTFVQAIAQAGTLSKAAAQLFVSQPSLTKFLQKLEKEIGTPLFSRVNRRLIPTYAGQKFLDAGSQIFQIESQLKNTLKQVASNKAGTLNIAITTNRGYYVLPKVLPAFKKLYPSYHIEILDLSVPALENALRNGLADIGVYSQAEQNREFQHYPINTEEVVLCLAADHPCRRFITSRPGFKYPWLDLRLLQGETFLINDPLQWRIGQIAQRLLREYQLQPPVLLLRSLDTCLALASRGLGCTFSFDICISCFHDFDAPPLYLSTGTEPIQSEFFVATRKGHVLDQAQKDFITILKDQFGK, encoded by the coding sequence ATGGATTTTCGAGACTTCACCTTTGTGCAGGCGATTGCACAGGCCGGTACTCTTTCCAAAGCAGCGGCACAGCTTTTTGTTTCCCAGCCCTCCCTGACGAAATTTCTGCAGAAACTGGAAAAAGAAATCGGGACCCCTCTGTTCAGTCGGGTCAACCGCCGGCTCATTCCAACGTATGCCGGACAAAAATTCCTTGACGCCGGGTCCCAGATTTTCCAGATTGAGAGCCAGTTAAAGAATACGCTGAAGCAGGTTGCCAGCAACAAAGCCGGGACCCTGAATATTGCAATTACAACAAACCGCGGTTATTATGTTCTTCCCAAAGTACTGCCGGCTTTTAAAAAGCTGTATCCCAGTTACCATATCGAAATCCTGGACCTGTCGGTTCCTGCATTGGAAAATGCACTGCGGAACGGCCTCGCTGACATTGGTGTCTATTCTCAGGCTGAACAAAACCGGGAATTCCAACATTATCCCATCAACACGGAAGAAGTTGTCCTCTGTCTGGCTGCTGACCACCCCTGCAGACGTTTCATCACTTCCAGACCCGGTTTTAAATATCCCTGGCTTGATCTGAGACTCCTGCAGGGAGAAACATTCCTCATCAACGATCCTCTGCAGTGGCGCATCGGACAGATTGCCCAGCGTCTGCTGCGGGAGTATCAGCTCCAGCCGCCCGTTCTGCTCCTGCGAAGTCTGGATACCTGTCTGGCCCTCGCCAGCCGTGGTTTGGGCTGTACTTTCAGCTTTGATATCTGTATATCCTGTTTCCATGATTTCGATGCCCCGCCCCTGTACCTTTCTACCGGAACAGAACCGATTCAATCCGAATTCTTCGTTGCCACACGGAAAGGCCATGTCCTGGATCAGGCCCAAAAGGACTTCATCACCATTCTCAAAGATCAGTTCGGAAAATAA
- a CDS encoding alpha/beta fold hydrolase, with product MTGKKDAAVYCLAGNLCAPDVFAKIQFPPCFRKEHFDYLNQCSSGNVDQIADELIGQVRKDQYEKAVLLGYSAGGVIALAAASKAPELFQGLILSNTGVCASGNSQSHFPQELKEHGREPEFMQGFLSSCFVDGCLPEEIGGKMLQYAFQAPLDKAIEVSASLREANYSESVKRFKAPVLILWGEKDRRRTLTSLLQLEKCLPQAEVYKLDAGHTPMWDAAAEYQKHCMEFLNSLFRK from the coding sequence ATGACCGGGAAAAAGGACGCTGCAGTTTACTGTCTGGCCGGCAATCTGTGTGCTCCTGATGTCTTTGCCAAAATCCAGTTTCCGCCGTGCTTCCGGAAAGAACACTTTGATTATCTGAATCAGTGCTCTTCAGGAAACGTAGATCAGATTGCGGATGAACTGATCGGGCAGGTCAGAAAAGATCAATATGAAAAGGCTGTTCTGCTGGGATATTCGGCCGGCGGAGTCATAGCTCTGGCGGCCGCCTCCAAAGCACCTGAACTGTTCCAGGGGCTGATCCTGTCCAATACCGGTGTTTGTGCATCCGGGAACAGCCAAAGTCATTTTCCGCAGGAGCTGAAAGAGCATGGCCGGGAGCCGGAGTTTATGCAGGGTTTTTTGTCAAGCTGTTTTGTGGATGGCTGTCTGCCAGAAGAAATCGGAGGGAAAATGCTTCAGTATGCGTTTCAGGCACCTTTGGATAAAGCCATTGAAGTTTCAGCATCCCTGCGGGAGGCGAATTATTCGGAGTCTGTGAAAAGATTTAAAGCACCTGTCCTGATTTTATGGGGTGAAAAAGACCGGAGACGGACGCTGACTTCCTTACTGCAGCTGGAAAAATGTCTGCCTCAGGCGGAAGTTTATAAACTGGATGCCGGACATACTCCCATGTGGGATGCGGCCGCTGAATATCAGAAGCATTGTATGGAATTCTTAAACAGCCTGTTCCGGAAATGA
- a CDS encoding site-specific DNA-methyltransferase, producing the protein MEKTTKEMKLIPIDELIPYVNNARTHSPEQINKLRASLREFGFINPVIIDRDKNIIAGHGRVMAAREEGIKEVPCVLVDYLTEAQKKAYILADNRMALDAGWDEEMLRVEIESLQGVDFDVSLTGFSDDEIAHIFDEETEAKEDDFDVEEELQKPVFSKAGDLWQLGKHRVLCGDSTKPESYEKLLDGVKPNLVLTDPPYLVNLQSTSGKIKNDDLNDQEGYEFLKKAFSCFHDVMAQDASIYVFYATMKARVFYDAFEDAGFKVGAGLIWKKPKAPFMRTDWKFNMEPIIFGWRKDGKHNWYGDQKQKAVFEFDGIKNSKEDGFGHPSSKPVPMLAYLIKLSSQINGVVLDGFLGSASTLMACDQLGRICYGVELEPKFVDVAVKRYLASHKNETVTVLRDGKEYTYQELVGPEK; encoded by the coding sequence ATGGAAAAAACGACCAAGGAGATGAAGCTCATTCCCATCGATGAGCTGATCCCCTATGTAAACAATGCCCGGACCCATTCCCCGGAACAGATCAACAAGCTCCGGGCCAGCCTGCGGGAATTCGGATTCATCAACCCTGTGATCATCGACAGGGACAAGAACATCATCGCCGGCCATGGTCGGGTGATGGCTGCCCGGGAGGAAGGAATCAAAGAAGTCCCCTGCGTCCTGGTGGATTATCTGACAGAGGCCCAGAAAAAGGCCTATATCCTGGCCGACAACCGGATGGCTCTGGATGCCGGCTGGGACGAAGAGATGCTGCGGGTGGAAATTGAATCCCTCCAGGGAGTCGACTTCGATGTAAGTCTCACCGGTTTTAGCGATGATGAAATTGCCCATATCTTTGACGAAGAAACGGAAGCTAAGGAAGACGATTTCGATGTGGAAGAAGAACTCCAGAAGCCTGTGTTCTCCAAAGCTGGAGACCTTTGGCAGCTAGGCAAGCATCGGGTCCTGTGCGGGGACTCTACCAAACCGGAAAGCTATGAAAAACTTCTGGATGGGGTCAAGCCCAACCTGGTCCTGACGGATCCTCCGTACCTAGTTAATCTCCAGAGCACTTCCGGAAAGATCAAGAACGATGACCTGAACGACCAGGAAGGGTACGAATTCCTGAAGAAAGCCTTCTCCTGCTTCCATGATGTCATGGCCCAGGACGCCTCCATCTATGTGTTCTATGCCACCATGAAGGCTCGGGTCTTTTATGATGCCTTTGAAGATGCAGGATTTAAAGTAGGTGCCGGGCTCATTTGGAAGAAACCCAAAGCCCCGTTCATGCGTACCGATTGGAAGTTCAACATGGAACCCATCATCTTCGGGTGGCGGAAAGACGGGAAACACAACTGGTATGGGGATCAGAAGCAGAAAGCGGTATTCGAGTTTGATGGAATTAAGAATAGTAAAGAGGACGGATTTGGGCATCCTTCCAGCAAGCCCGTACCCATGCTGGCTTATCTGATCAAGTTGAGCAGCCAGATCAACGGGGTGGTGCTGGATGGCTTTCTGGGGTCTGCTTCCACCCTGATGGCCTGTGACCAGCTGGGCCGGATCTGCTATGGGGTGGAACTGGAACCCAAGTTCGTAGACGTAGCGGTAAAAAGATACCTGGCTTCTCATAAGAACGAAACGGTAACCGTCCTCCGAGATGGGAAAGAGTACACCTACCAGGAATTGGTAGGTCCTGAAAAATAA
- a CDS encoding helix-turn-helix domain-containing protein: MKTLKEFKAEQMKDPDFASAYMELEPEMNIIRAIVDARINQHLTQKELAAKAGIAQTEISRIENGTRNPSLKILQRLAEGMGMVLKISFEPKKKLSV, from the coding sequence ATGAAAACTTTAAAAGAATTCAAAGCGGAACAAATGAAAGATCCTGATTTCGCTTCCGCTTATATGGAACTTGAACCCGAGATGAATATCATCCGTGCTATTGTGGACGCAAGAATTAATCAACACCTTACCCAGAAGGAATTAGCTGCAAAAGCTGGGATTGCACAAACAGAAATCAGCCGAATCGAAAATGGAACCCGCAACCCATCCCTAAAAATCCTGCAGCGTTTAGCAGAAGGAATGGGAATGGTTTTAAAAATATCCTTTGAGCCCAAAAAGAAATTAAGTGTATAA
- a CDS encoding type II toxin-antitoxin system RelE/ParE family toxin, which produces MEFEVIFYETENGQKPVEDFLLSLNTKMRTKMVQMMEILEDKGLALREPYTKPLGDGIFELRCKLASDISRALFFFYIGQKIIVTNGFIKKTMKTPQKEIRLAQERRADYIRRMEEAK; this is translated from the coding sequence ATGGAATTTGAAGTAATTTTCTATGAAACGGAAAACGGTCAAAAACCTGTTGAAGATTTTTTGTTAAGCCTCAACACAAAAATGCGAACCAAAATGGTTCAAATGATGGAAATTCTTGAAGATAAAGGGCTTGCGCTTCGAGAGCCCTACACTAAGCCATTGGGAGATGGTATTTTTGAATTGAGATGTAAGCTAGCGAGCGATATTTCCCGTGCCTTATTTTTCTTCTATATTGGCCAAAAAATCATTGTCACCAATGGCTTTATAAAAAAGACAATGAAAACACCACAGAAGGAAATCCGTCTGGCACAAGAACGCCGAGCCGATTACATCAGACGAATGGAGGAGGCAAAATGA
- a CDS encoding P27 family phage terminase small subunit encodes MRGGLRVGQGRKPRALLDKLPDNPGKRPLKVMDIPEGADLNGEDMPEPKAYMKEKQRNGGKLEAEEIYRETWLWLKARHCEKLVSPQLISHYAMAVSRWIQCEHAISEYGFLAKHPTTNAAIASPYVTMSQNYMKQVNQIWYQIYQVVKENCSVEFAGNTPQDDVMERLLRSRKV; translated from the coding sequence ATGCGAGGCGGACTCAGAGTCGGCCAGGGCCGGAAACCCAGGGCCCTGCTGGACAAACTGCCAGACAATCCGGGGAAACGGCCGCTGAAAGTGATGGACATACCGGAAGGAGCGGACCTTAACGGAGAAGACATGCCGGAACCAAAAGCCTACATGAAGGAAAAACAGAGAAACGGTGGGAAGCTGGAAGCCGAAGAAATCTACCGGGAAACCTGGCTGTGGCTCAAAGCACGGCACTGCGAAAAGCTAGTGAGCCCCCAGCTGATCAGCCATTATGCCATGGCTGTTTCCCGGTGGATCCAGTGCGAACACGCCATCTCCGAATACGGGTTCCTGGCCAAGCACCCTACCACTAATGCGGCCATTGCTTCTCCCTACGTGACCATGAGCCAGAACTATATGAAGCAGGTGAACCAGATCTGGTACCAGATCTACCAGGTGGTGAAGGAGAACTGCTCTGTGGAGTTTGCCGGAAACACGCCCCAGGATGACGTGATGGAGCGGCTCCTGCGATCTCGAAAGGTTTAA
- a CDS encoding CitMHS family transporter has product MYQAIIGYGILAVMMVMILKKKATAAFCFAMLPVIGAVLCGFGAKDILGFVNKGETTMWKTAILFIFSVCYFSTMNDAGLFDPLVKALVRKAGNNVTMIMVATSLIAMVGHMDGASASTYLITIPVMLPIYKRMHLNPLVLLLLVGLSTGIMNLVPWGGPTIRAATAIGYDATQLWVEMIPMQVFGLLVSVVGAVLCGRMEKKRLAKEGYDLSQTASEQEGGTADMDTSLARSKLFWINLLLTVAVIAMLVFTKITPFLIFMFGTLIAMMINYPDMELQSKLLKKYSPNCIDLTVTLLCAGVFLGVFANAGIITKMAQVLINLLPAFLLRYLHLIMGVLGAPIGMIMGPDPYYYAVMPLIIETVAPYGVTATEVAHAMLIGENVALSVSPCVATTFLGVGLAGVELNDHIKFTFKWEWLVSIIMLVFAVIVGIA; this is encoded by the coding sequence ATGTATCAAGCAATTATTGGGTATGGCATCCTGGCCGTCATGATGGTGATGATTTTGAAGAAAAAGGCAACGGCAGCCTTCTGCTTTGCCATGCTGCCGGTCATCGGTGCGGTCCTGTGCGGCTTTGGAGCCAAAGATATTTTAGGCTTTGTCAATAAAGGGGAAACCACCATGTGGAAAACGGCCATCCTCTTTATTTTCTCGGTATGTTATTTCAGTACCATGAATGATGCGGGGCTGTTTGATCCTCTTGTGAAGGCACTGGTCAGAAAAGCAGGAAATAATGTTACCATGATTATGGTGGCCACCAGTCTGATTGCTATGGTTGGCCATATGGATGGTGCTTCCGCTTCCACATATCTGATTACGATTCCTGTGATGCTGCCGATTTATAAACGGATGCACCTGAATCCGCTGGTGCTGCTGCTTCTGGTTGGGCTTTCGACAGGTATCATGAATCTGGTCCCCTGGGGAGGGCCGACCATCCGTGCGGCAACGGCTATCGGATATGATGCCACGCAGCTGTGGGTTGAAATGATCCCCATGCAGGTATTTGGTCTGCTGGTTTCTGTGGTGGGGGCTGTACTCTGCGGCAGGATGGAAAAGAAACGCCTGGCCAAAGAAGGCTATGATCTGAGCCAGACTGCTTCTGAACAGGAAGGCGGTACTGCGGATATGGATACATCCCTGGCCCGGTCGAAACTGTTCTGGATTAATCTGCTGCTGACGGTTGCTGTTATTGCAATGCTGGTATTTACGAAGATTACACCGTTCCTGATTTTCATGTTTGGAACGCTGATTGCCATGATGATCAATTACCCGGATATGGAACTGCAGAGCAAGCTGCTGAAAAAATATTCTCCCAACTGTATCGATCTGACGGTCACCCTGCTTTGCGCCGGTGTGTTCCTGGGAGTCTTTGCCAATGCCGGTATCATTACGAAGATGGCACAGGTCCTGATTAATCTGCTTCCTGCATTCCTGCTGCGCTATCTGCACCTTATCATGGGTGTGCTGGGGGCTCCTATCGGTATGATCATGGGGCCGGATCCGTATTACTATGCAGTTATGCCGCTGATCATCGAAACGGTGGCTCCTTATGGTGTTACAGCAACGGAAGTCGCTCATGCCATGCTGATCGGGGAAAACGTTGCCCTGAGCGTCAGCCCGTGCGTAGCTACTACGTTCCTGGGTGTTGGCTTGGCTGGTGTGGAGTTGAATGACCATATCAAGTTCACGTTCAAATGGGAATGGCTGGTCAGCATTATCATGCTGGTGTTTGCCGTGATTGTTGGCATTGCGTAA
- a CDS encoding DUF7698 family protein, whose translation MTKMEMIERFYGRNEELERKFEAAEKAGDAKTMDACQDAYQDLLQEVRAEGEAFGDMMRLYSDMKKHGNSRLDLSGTYREPEKILETFREFGVKEFTFSSTWSSAIQVAWEFTQMGCTLKGMTEIYGSGRKLMSNEYEKVPAYIFSL comes from the coding sequence ATGACGAAGATGGAAATGATCGAAAGATTCTACGGGCGGAACGAGGAACTGGAAAGAAAGTTCGAGGCAGCCGAAAAAGCCGGGGACGCAAAAACCATGGATGCTTGCCAGGATGCCTACCAGGATCTTCTCCAGGAAGTCCGGGCTGAGGGGGAAGCCTTCGGGGATATGATGCGGCTTTACAGCGACATGAAAAAGCATGGCAACAGCCGGTTGGACCTTTCCGGGACCTACCGGGAACCAGAAAAGATCCTCGAAACCTTCCGGGAATTTGGGGTGAAGGAATTCACCTTTTCCTCTACCTGGTCCAGCGCCATCCAGGTGGCTTGGGAATTTACCCAGATGGGCTGCACTCTCAAAGGGATGACCGAGATTTACGGATCTGGCAGGAAACTCATGAGCAACGAATACGAAAAAGTCCCCGCCTACATCTTCAGCCTTTGA
- a CDS encoding HNH endonuclease: MPRKPKRPCSFPGCPNLTDGRYCEKHQKIIAKRYEKYERSPATKKRYGKSWKKIRDAYVSSHPLCELCLKNGRYVVAEEVHHKKPLAEGGTHAWNNLIALCKACHARIHAQRGDRWHQKVTRKSELSE; encoded by the coding sequence GTGCCGAGAAAACCAAAACGACCCTGTTCTTTTCCTGGCTGCCCGAACCTGACGGACGGGCGGTACTGTGAGAAGCACCAGAAGATCATCGCCAAACGGTATGAAAAGTATGAACGTAGTCCTGCAACAAAGAAACGGTACGGCAAATCGTGGAAGAAGATCCGGGATGCTTACGTGTCCAGCCATCCTCTCTGTGAACTCTGCCTGAAGAACGGCCGGTACGTGGTGGCAGAAGAAGTCCACCATAAGAAACCTCTGGCCGAAGGTGGTACCCATGCCTGGAACAACCTGATTGCCCTGTGCAAAGCCTGCCATGCCCGGATCCATGCCCAAAGAGGAGATCGGTGGCACCAGAAAGTCACAAGAAAAAGTGAACTCTCAGAATGA
- a CDS encoding FAD-dependent oxidoreductase: protein MLRKNYDVVVVGGGASGIAAAIGAAKTGASCLLLERYGCLGGQATTANVASYCGFFTHGKNAQQIVKGAGEEVLEELHRLGYYDGFSFSPVGNAIVTLDQEATKFALDNVISRYPVDVLLHCRMIRAEADAENGTVQHIVCVDDQDSYEFSADAFVDATGDANLAYLAGAELRYGDGNGKGQASTRILMLDRVDPKVRFKLDLLDKIFTQAKKDGYQHLTKESGIVFRVNDDTAFAILPSVWVPDLSAKTLTQCEMDTRRQAQDYLDVFRKYMPGMENCRLISTGVQLGLRDTRHILGEKVLTGEQVLHAVKPEDSVARGGWPCEMHTEINKMAKYIFVDNDDYYGIPLSCLRPRNWKNLWCAGRTISADPVAFASVRVMGCGFATGQAAGVAAALYRNGKESVSAVQQELLRQGALI from the coding sequence ATGCTGCGGAAAAATTATGATGTTGTGGTAGTTGGGGGAGGTGCTTCCGGGATTGCGGCGGCGATCGGGGCCGCCAAAACGGGAGCCAGCTGTCTGCTTTTGGAACGGTACGGATGTCTGGGAGGACAGGCAACCACGGCCAATGTGGCTTCCTACTGCGGTTTTTTTACCCATGGGAAGAATGCACAGCAGATTGTTAAAGGGGCAGGGGAAGAAGTGCTGGAGGAACTCCACAGGCTGGGATATTATGATGGATTCAGTTTCTCCCCGGTAGGAAATGCCATTGTAACGCTGGACCAGGAAGCAACAAAATTTGCTCTGGACAATGTGATTTCCCGCTATCCGGTGGATGTGCTCCTCCACTGCCGGATGATCCGGGCAGAAGCCGATGCGGAGAACGGAACGGTGCAGCATATTGTTTGCGTGGATGATCAGGACAGTTACGAATTTTCTGCTGATGCCTTTGTGGATGCCACAGGCGATGCCAACCTGGCCTATTTGGCAGGGGCCGAACTTCGGTATGGGGACGGAAATGGAAAAGGGCAGGCTTCCACCCGGATCCTGATGCTGGACCGGGTAGATCCTAAGGTCCGGTTCAAACTTGATCTTTTGGATAAGATCTTTACCCAGGCGAAAAAAGACGGGTATCAGCATCTTACCAAAGAATCGGGTATCGTATTCAGAGTCAACGACGATACAGCTTTTGCCATCCTGCCCAGTGTGTGGGTCCCTGATTTAAGTGCCAAGACGCTGACCCAATGCGAAATGGATACCCGGAGACAGGCACAGGATTATCTGGACGTATTCCGGAAATATATGCCGGGAATGGAAAACTGCCGGCTGATTTCCACTGGTGTTCAGCTGGGTCTGAGAGATACCCGGCATATCCTGGGAGAAAAAGTCCTTACCGGAGAACAGGTGCTCCATGCTGTGAAACCGGAAGATTCGGTGGCACGGGGCGGCTGGCCCTGTGAAATGCATACGGAAATTAATAAAATGGCAAAATATATTTTTGTGGACAATGACGATTATTATGGAATCCCGTTGAGCTGTCTCCGTCCCAGAAACTGGAAGAATCTCTGGTGTGCCGGACGGACCATCAGTGCCGATCCTGTAGCTTTTGCATCCGTCAGAGTCATGGGCTGCGGATTTGCTACCGGGCAGGCAGCCGGAGTTGCAGCAGCACTATACAGAAACGGAAAAGAATCGGTGAGTGCTGTTCAGCAGGAACTGCTGCGGCAGGGTGCTCTGATTTGA
- a CDS encoding alpha/beta fold hydrolase, which yields MRKGYFETSDHAFIYFEDTEVGNDTIVFVPGHMCTTKFYQKNVEELKKNHRVVCFDSRGFGNSSKPLQGNSIERHCDDIHELIQFLHLENILLIGWSLSGSVVTTYAHKYHEEKMIALGLLDACLFPFSPDDWNSYNSKNYNMDDWNRKYRLWYADPETYLDNFCNRVKPGLSEEAANMVREEIKKTPPWIGFALHSDWCHRDCTKFLPELTVPVIIFSGSSKGHTPSMGKHYEELIRTYHEHYIYQEGGHMLFWIKADTFNQQIENFLQKVHEQQNQ from the coding sequence ATGCGGAAGGGATATTTTGAAACCAGCGATCACGCTTTCATTTATTTCGAAGATACAGAAGTGGGAAACGATACGATTGTTTTTGTCCCTGGTCATATGTGCACGACGAAATTCTATCAGAAAAATGTAGAGGAACTTAAGAAAAATCATCGTGTCGTATGCTTTGACAGCCGGGGATTTGGAAACTCGTCTAAACCTCTCCAGGGAAATTCCATCGAACGGCACTGCGATGATATCCATGAACTGATCCAGTTCCTGCATCTGGAAAATATCCTGCTGATTGGATGGTCTCTTTCCGGAAGTGTGGTGACGACCTATGCCCATAAGTATCATGAAGAGAAAATGATTGCCCTGGGGTTGCTGGATGCCTGTCTGTTTCCGTTTTCGCCAGATGACTGGAATTCCTATAATTCCAAAAACTACAACATGGATGACTGGAATCGGAAATACAGACTCTGGTATGCAGACCCGGAAACCTATCTGGATAACTTTTGCAACAGGGTCAAGCCCGGGCTTTCTGAAGAAGCTGCGAATATGGTCCGGGAAGAAATCAAGAAGACTCCGCCCTGGATCGGATTTGCCCTGCACAGTGACTGGTGCCACCGGGACTGCACGAAATTTCTGCCGGAACTCACCGTTCCTGTCATTATTTTTAGCGGCAGTTCCAAAGGGCATACTCCTTCTATGGGAAAACATTATGAAGAACTGATCAGAACCTATCATGAACACTATATTTATCAAGAAGGGGGCCATATGCTCTTCTGGATCAAAGCGGATACGTTTAACCAGCAGATTGAAAACTTCTTACAGAAAGTCCATGAACAGCAAAATCAATAA
- a CDS encoding LysR family transcriptional regulator — MISHIQMEYLLAVARTGNITKAAQQLHISQPSLSNQIIALEKQLGIPLLERRRKRIYLTDAGLYFANQSYKILTQSRNLEYAMKEFSRLQNGSLRVGLLPILCPLQLPEAIADFQRIYPKVKLTLTVEGSRQLLEKLDSDDLDAVLAILEEKDLEKDISFLPFKTSPICAALHESHPLAGFSALTAEQLTRETLILSSDSFVLQQIILENIKAGNTPPANSMKCSQIESCLALADKNMGIAFCSPEVADYYHFSHIVLRPLNPPITRCVYLAYKKNPNYFPLLKAFVQHIQGLAE; from the coding sequence GTGATCAGCCACATCCAAATGGAATACCTGCTGGCTGTTGCCCGCACCGGGAATATTACCAAAGCCGCCCAGCAGCTGCATATCTCACAGCCTTCCCTGAGCAATCAGATCATCGCCCTTGAAAAACAGCTGGGCATCCCTTTGCTGGAACGCCGCCGCAAGCGGATCTATCTGACAGACGCCGGCCTGTATTTTGCCAACCAGTCGTATAAGATCCTGACCCAGAGCCGCAATCTGGAATACGCCATGAAGGAATTTTCCAGACTGCAGAATGGCTCCCTTCGTGTCGGACTGCTCCCCATCCTCTGCCCGCTCCAGCTGCCGGAAGCCATTGCCGATTTTCAGCGGATCTATCCGAAAGTAAAGTTAACCCTGACCGTAGAAGGCAGCCGCCAGCTGCTGGAAAAACTGGATTCAGATGATCTGGATGCAGTCCTGGCCATTCTGGAAGAAAAAGATCTGGAAAAAGACATTTCCTTCCTTCCATTCAAAACCTCTCCCATCTGCGCCGCCCTCCATGAAAGCCATCCTCTGGCAGGTTTTTCAGCGCTGACTGCAGAGCAGCTGACCAGAGAAACGCTGATTCTCAGCAGCGACAGCTTCGTTCTCCAGCAAATCATCCTGGAAAACATCAAAGCCGGAAATACCCCGCCCGCAAACAGCATGAAATGCAGCCAGATCGAATCCTGCCTGGCCCTGGCTGATAAAAACATGGGTATCGCCTTCTGCAGTCCGGAAGTAGCTGATTATTACCATTTTTCGCACATCGTCCTTCGGCCGTTAAATCCTCCCATCACCCGCTGTGTCTATCTGGCTTATAAGAAAAATCCCAACTATTTTCCTCTGCTGAAAGCGTTTGTACAGCATATTCAAGGCCTTGCAGAATAA
- a CDS encoding DUF4314 domain-containing protein, with protein MRFPNKEMLEFLRREYPSGTRVILVRMDDPQAPPLGTKGTVTGVDDMGSILVDWDNGSHLNVIHGVDVVQKLNKKAK; from the coding sequence ATGCGGTTTCCCAATAAAGAAATGCTGGAATTTCTTCGAAGAGAGTATCCTTCCGGGACGCGGGTTATCCTGGTGCGGATGGATGATCCCCAAGCTCCGCCTTTGGGGACAAAAGGGACGGTAACCGGGGTGGATGATATGGGATCTATTCTAGTGGATTGGGACAACGGTTCCCACCTGAATGTGATCCATGGGGTGGATGTAGTCCAAAAACTGAATAAAAAAGCAAAATAA